A genomic region of Tsukamurella pulmonis contains the following coding sequences:
- a CDS encoding alpha/beta fold hydrolase → MNVLSLTQLRERAGNLWALTLGEGIRPVERTEHVVVADGAHRTLRRFASDEARAAAAVPGAAPVLLVPPIAAPATCYDLSPETSVVAHLASTGRVPYVIDFGEMGYGDRGLGFEDFALDIIPQAIARALEDFWGGEVPDGAGVDLFGWSLGGTLSFLTAGASTEPIRSIVSIATPLKYAAQPPYPLVTSLMKPVDGFGPGVLIALMGGIPAPIVQVAYRATSWDRELKKPKFVLENLGEPEKLARMEVIDRFQRTFPGYPGKLARQLWERLIFRGELADGRVTLGETVVDLRAIDVPVQLFGSHRDALCAWETAHHGVDLFTGSPRVEFATVESSHLGLVAGPDAVRETWPVIDGFLASVDAESEAADPAR, encoded by the coding sequence ATGAACGTATTGAGCCTGACTCAATTGCGCGAGCGTGCCGGCAACCTCTGGGCCCTGACTCTGGGCGAGGGTATCCGCCCCGTCGAGCGGACCGAGCACGTCGTCGTCGCCGACGGTGCGCACCGCACCCTCCGCCGGTTCGCCTCCGACGAGGCGCGCGCCGCGGCAGCCGTGCCCGGCGCCGCGCCGGTGCTGCTGGTGCCGCCGATCGCGGCGCCCGCCACCTGCTACGACCTCTCGCCCGAGACCTCCGTCGTCGCGCACCTCGCCTCGACGGGGCGGGTTCCGTACGTGATCGACTTCGGCGAGATGGGTTACGGGGACCGCGGACTCGGCTTCGAGGACTTCGCCCTCGACATCATCCCGCAGGCCATCGCCCGGGCCCTCGAGGACTTCTGGGGCGGCGAGGTGCCCGACGGTGCCGGCGTCGACCTGTTCGGCTGGAGCCTGGGAGGCACGCTCTCCTTCCTCACCGCCGGCGCGTCGACGGAGCCCATCCGGTCGATCGTCTCCATCGCGACGCCGCTCAAGTACGCGGCGCAGCCGCCGTACCCGCTCGTGACGTCGTTGATGAAGCCCGTCGACGGCTTCGGCCCCGGCGTGCTCATCGCGCTCATGGGCGGCATCCCCGCGCCGATCGTGCAGGTGGCCTACCGCGCCACGTCGTGGGACCGCGAGCTCAAGAAGCCCAAGTTCGTGCTGGAGAACCTCGGCGAGCCCGAGAAGCTGGCACGCATGGAGGTCATCGACCGCTTCCAGCGCACCTTCCCGGGCTACCCCGGCAAGCTGGCTCGCCAGCTCTGGGAGCGGCTGATCTTCCGCGGCGAGCTGGCGGACGGTCGTGTGACCCTGGGCGAGACCGTCGTGGACCTGCGCGCCATCGACGTGCCCGTGCAGCTGTTCGGCTCGCACCGGGACGCCCTGTGCGCGTGGGAGACCGCGCACCACGGCGTGGACCTGTTCACCGGCTCGCCGCGGGTGGAGTTCGCGACCGTCGAGTCCAGCCACCTCGGCCTCGTCGCCGGCCCCGATGCCGTCCGCGAGACCTGGCCCGTGATCGACGGCTTCCTCGCCTCCGTGGACGCCGAGTCCGAGGCCGCCGACCCCGCCCGGTAA
- a CDS encoding ANTAR domain-containing response regulator encodes MKDTEPTPHRVLVAEDEAIIRMDLTEMLREEGYDVVGEAENGQVALEKARDLQPDLVIMDVKMPVLNGLDAAQDIARERIAPVVMLTAFGQREFVEKAREAGAMAYLVKPFTKADLVPAIEIAISRFAELKALEKEVTTLSGQLETRKLVDRAKSILMQAHGVSEPEAFRWIQRTAMDRRTDMRTVAHLVIDTLGTPTDSAGAP; translated from the coding sequence ATGAAGGACACCGAGCCCACCCCGCACCGCGTGCTCGTCGCCGAGGACGAGGCGATCATTCGCATGGACCTCACCGAGATGCTGCGGGAGGAGGGCTACGACGTGGTCGGCGAGGCCGAGAACGGCCAGGTCGCCCTCGAAAAGGCCCGGGACCTGCAGCCCGACCTGGTGATCATGGACGTCAAGATGCCCGTGCTCAACGGCCTGGACGCCGCGCAGGACATCGCCCGCGAGCGGATCGCCCCCGTCGTGATGCTGACGGCCTTCGGCCAGCGGGAGTTCGTCGAGAAGGCCCGCGAAGCCGGCGCGATGGCGTACCTGGTCAAGCCCTTCACCAAGGCCGATCTGGTCCCCGCGATCGAGATCGCCATCAGCCGGTTCGCCGAGCTCAAGGCCCTGGAGAAGGAAGTGACCACGCTCTCCGGTCAGCTCGAGACCCGCAAGCTCGTGGACCGCGCGAAGAGCATCCTCATGCAGGCGCACGGCGTCTCCGAGCCCGAGGCCTTCCGCTGGATCCAGCGGACCGCCATGGACCGGCGCACGGACATGCGCACCGTGGCGCACCTGGTCATCGACACCCTGGGCACCCCCACCGACTCGGCGGGAGCGCCCTAG
- a CDS encoding helix-turn-helix domain-containing protein, with amino-acid sequence MPKVPEPTPQEVRDFLSPISHWSHLKANAEEQYRKTILAAYAARIPIVHIARYTGTSPQAVKKVIDRQNDKATGDAPAFQNMPRTGYYRGQQLPPSRSVRAV; translated from the coding sequence ATGCCGAAGGTCCCCGAGCCCACGCCTCAAGAGGTCCGCGACTTCCTCAGCCCGATCTCGCACTGGTCGCACCTCAAGGCGAACGCTGAGGAGCAGTACCGCAAGACGATCCTCGCCGCCTACGCGGCCCGGATCCCGATCGTGCACATCGCGCGCTACACCGGCACGTCGCCGCAGGCGGTCAAGAAGGTCATCGACCGCCAGAACGACAAGGCCACGGGCGATGCGCCCGCGTTCCAGAACATGCCGCGCACCGGGTACTACCGGGGCCAGCAGCTGCCGCCGTCGCGGTCCGTCCGCGCGGTCTGA
- a CDS encoding cytochrome c oxidase assembly protein: MYPSAVATESPDVLHTWVFTPVVTGLMVVASILYVYGVVRARRAGVAWPISRVLSWFVAMALLVFSVNSVMAELAKHLFWAHMVVHLVLITVVPMFLVLAEPIRLLATATGETGDRRVRAVLGNRVVRLITSPIVGLPLYAFALISTHLTGFQDLALDNPWLKQLEYTGYFVVGWIFMLPLIGNELCGPTKLSHPLRFASFLLAMGPDTLVGVTLMMTTTELAPGYAASRLGWGPTGLEDQSAAGAIMWFGGDGLMMILLLVVAFQWITAEATGRRGGGMGSWLDSARRGTLMGEGDEGVDVDDDEAALAAYNARLREMNRGH; the protein is encoded by the coding sequence ATGTATCCCTCAGCAGTGGCGACGGAGTCGCCGGACGTGCTCCACACCTGGGTCTTCACACCCGTGGTGACGGGGCTCATGGTCGTCGCCTCCATTCTCTACGTCTACGGCGTCGTCCGGGCGCGGCGCGCCGGTGTCGCGTGGCCGATCTCCCGGGTGCTGTCGTGGTTCGTCGCGATGGCGCTGCTGGTGTTCTCGGTCAACAGCGTCATGGCCGAACTCGCCAAGCACCTGTTCTGGGCGCACATGGTGGTGCACCTGGTGCTGATCACCGTGGTGCCGATGTTCCTGGTGCTCGCCGAGCCGATCCGGCTGCTGGCGACGGCCACCGGCGAGACCGGCGACCGGCGCGTGCGCGCCGTCCTCGGCAACCGGGTGGTGCGGCTGATCACCAGCCCGATCGTGGGCCTGCCGCTGTACGCGTTCGCGCTGATCAGCACGCATCTCACCGGGTTCCAAGACCTCGCGCTCGACAATCCGTGGCTCAAGCAGCTCGAGTACACCGGCTACTTCGTGGTGGGCTGGATCTTCATGCTGCCGCTCATCGGCAACGAGCTGTGCGGCCCGACGAAGCTCTCGCACCCGCTGCGCTTCGCCTCGTTCCTGCTCGCGATGGGCCCGGACACCCTCGTGGGCGTCACGCTCATGATGACCACCACCGAGCTGGCGCCCGGCTACGCCGCGTCGCGCCTGGGCTGGGGCCCCACGGGCCTCGAGGACCAGTCGGCCGCGGGCGCCATCATGTGGTTCGGCGGCGACGGCCTGATGATGATCCTGCTGCTCGTGGTGGCCTTCCAGTGGATCACCGCGGAGGCCACCGGCCGGCGCGGCGGGGGCATGGGCTCGTGGCTCGACTCCGCCCGCCGCGGCACGCTGATGGGCGAGGGCGACGAGGGCGTGGACGTCGACGACGACGAGGCCGCCCTGGCCGCGTACAACGCGCGCCTACGGGAGATGAACCGCGGGCACTGA
- a CDS encoding rhomboid family intramembrane serine protease, with product MTVLGTPVRRDWQPVLTYSLIAVNVIAFAFSAKASGSIENNMASLEVARLALSEPATLNGWWWTAVTSGFLHFGPIHLLVNMFTLYVFGRNIEQALGRARFAVLYGVSLLGGSAAVLWFGLENTITVGASGAIFGLIAAQLVLYLRMKIDPTSLLVIIGVNVVASFTLSGISWLGHLGGFVAGALVTAGIVYAPELLPRDKRTRQQVEAVGWACAGVIAAVLVAAIAVRFGTFPGTRVYQLR from the coding sequence GTGACCGTACTCGGAACGCCGGTCCGACGGGACTGGCAACCCGTCCTGACCTACTCGCTGATCGCGGTGAACGTGATCGCCTTCGCCTTCAGCGCGAAGGCCTCGGGCAGCATCGAGAACAACATGGCCTCGTTGGAGGTGGCCCGGCTCGCGCTGTCGGAGCCGGCCACCCTGAACGGCTGGTGGTGGACCGCGGTGACCTCAGGGTTCCTGCACTTCGGTCCCATTCACCTGCTGGTCAACATGTTCACGCTGTACGTCTTCGGGCGGAACATCGAGCAGGCGCTGGGCCGTGCGCGGTTCGCGGTGCTCTACGGGGTGTCGCTGCTCGGCGGCAGCGCGGCCGTGCTGTGGTTCGGCCTGGAGAACACGATCACCGTGGGAGCCTCGGGCGCCATCTTCGGTCTCATCGCAGCGCAGCTCGTGCTCTACCTGCGCATGAAGATCGACCCCACGTCGTTGCTGGTGATCATCGGCGTGAACGTCGTCGCGTCGTTCACGCTGTCCGGGATCTCGTGGCTGGGCCACCTCGGCGGCTTCGTCGCCGGTGCGCTCGTGACGGCCGGCATCGTCTACGCCCCCGAGTTGCTCCCGCGCGACAAGCGGACGCGGCAGCAGGTCGAGGCCGTGGGCTGGGCCTGCGCCGGGGTGATCGCGGCCGTGCTGGTCGCGGCGATCGCGGTGCGCTTCGGAACCTTCCCGGGCACGCGGGTCTATCAGCTGCGCTGA
- a CDS encoding acyl-CoA thioesterase, with protein MTETLTDFDEFLGTLDLAAAGEGRFLGRHPAKTAARTFGGQILSQAIVASGNTVPGARESLFLHAAHTHFINGGEVNADLEFVVRRLRDTRNVANRLVSVEQGGTVLALMQLAYQTDGRNPLVHGDPAPQVPGPEGLPSIQDTLAGYEDVVAMFVEAPQPMDMRFTNDPAWIAKGKGLVQEDNNVWIRTAGELPDDQVIHDAALAYASDTTILDSIITRHGLSWGFDRIMAVTLNQSLWFHRRVRFDRYNLYATHSTVADGGRGMSNGQFFDAEGILVASTTQEGVLKYFPPKGAK; from the coding sequence ATGACGGAGACACTCACCGATTTCGACGAGTTCCTCGGCACCCTGGATCTCGCGGCGGCGGGGGAGGGCCGTTTCCTCGGTCGTCACCCCGCCAAGACCGCCGCCCGCACGTTCGGCGGCCAGATCCTCTCGCAGGCGATCGTGGCCTCCGGGAACACGGTCCCGGGCGCGCGCGAGTCGCTGTTCCTGCACGCCGCGCACACGCACTTCATCAACGGCGGCGAGGTGAACGCCGACCTGGAGTTCGTGGTGCGGCGGCTGCGCGACACCCGCAACGTGGCGAACCGGCTGGTCTCGGTCGAGCAGGGCGGCACGGTGCTCGCGCTGATGCAGCTGGCCTACCAGACCGACGGCCGTAATCCGTTGGTGCACGGCGATCCGGCGCCGCAGGTGCCGGGCCCCGAGGGCCTGCCGAGCATCCAGGACACCCTGGCGGGCTACGAGGACGTGGTCGCCATGTTCGTCGAGGCGCCGCAGCCGATGGACATGCGCTTCACCAACGATCCCGCGTGGATCGCCAAGGGCAAGGGGCTGGTCCAGGAGGACAACAACGTCTGGATCCGCACCGCCGGCGAGCTGCCGGACGACCAGGTGATCCACGACGCCGCGCTGGCCTACGCCTCGGACACCACGATCCTCGACTCGATCATCACCCGGCACGGTCTGTCCTGGGGATTCGACCGGATCATGGCCGTCACGCTCAACCAGTCGCTGTGGTTCCACCGGCGGGTCCGGTTCGACCGCTACAACCTCTACGCCACGCATTCGACGGTCGCGGACGGTGGTCGCGGTATGTCGAACGGGCAATTCTTCGATGCAGAAGGCATTCTGGTAGCCAGCACCACCCAGGAGGGTGTGCTCAAGTACTTCCCGCCGAAGGGGGCCAAGTGA
- the pyk gene encoding pyruvate kinase — protein sequence MTRRTKIVCTLGPAVGTDEKVLALVEEGMDVARLNFSHGEHADHAVNYGRVRAASDTTGRAVGILADLQGPKIRLGRFTGDGRTVWETGETVRITVEDVVGTHDRVSTTYKELAQDARPGDRLLVDDGKVGLTVVSVEGDDVVCRVTEGGPVSNNKGVSLPGMNVSVPALSEKDIEDLEFALELGVDFIALSFVRSPADIERVHAVMDRVGRRVPVIAKLEKPEAIDNLEAVILAFDAVMVARGDLGVELPLEEVPLVQKRAIQIARENAKPVIVATQMLESMIENSRPTRAEASDVANAVLDGADAVMLSGEVSVGKYPIETVQTMSRIVRAVEDGGPSVPPLNHVPRTKRGIISYAARDIGERLNAKALVAFTQSGDTVRRLARLHTRLPLLAFTPLPEVRSQLALSWGTETFLVDGADSTDAMIKQVDHSLEGIGRYSKGDQVVIVAGAPPGTIGSTNLIQVHRIGEDDH from the coding sequence GTGACTCGTCGAACCAAGATCGTCTGCACCCTGGGCCCCGCCGTCGGAACCGATGAGAAGGTCCTCGCCCTCGTCGAGGAGGGCATGGACGTCGCGCGCCTGAACTTCAGCCACGGCGAACACGCCGACCACGCGGTGAATTACGGCCGCGTCCGCGCCGCCTCCGACACCACCGGCCGTGCCGTCGGCATCCTCGCCGACCTGCAGGGCCCCAAGATCCGCCTCGGCCGCTTCACGGGCGACGGCCGCACCGTCTGGGAGACCGGCGAGACCGTGCGCATCACGGTCGAGGACGTCGTCGGCACGCACGACCGCGTCTCCACCACCTACAAGGAGCTCGCGCAGGACGCGCGCCCCGGCGACCGGCTGCTCGTCGACGACGGCAAGGTCGGCCTGACGGTCGTTTCGGTCGAGGGCGACGACGTCGTCTGCCGGGTCACCGAGGGCGGCCCCGTCTCCAACAACAAGGGCGTCTCGCTGCCCGGCATGAACGTCTCCGTGCCCGCGCTGTCGGAGAAGGACATCGAGGACCTGGAGTTCGCGCTCGAGCTGGGCGTCGACTTCATCGCGCTCTCGTTCGTCCGCTCGCCGGCCGACATCGAGCGGGTGCACGCGGTCATGGACCGGGTCGGCCGCCGCGTCCCGGTCATCGCGAAGCTCGAGAAGCCCGAGGCCATCGACAACCTCGAGGCCGTCATCCTGGCGTTCGACGCGGTCATGGTGGCCCGCGGCGACCTGGGCGTCGAGCTGCCGCTCGAGGAGGTGCCGCTGGTGCAGAAGCGGGCCATCCAGATCGCGCGCGAGAACGCCAAGCCCGTCATCGTGGCCACGCAGATGCTCGAGTCGATGATCGAGAACAGCCGTCCCACGCGCGCCGAGGCCTCGGACGTCGCGAACGCGGTGCTCGACGGCGCCGACGCGGTGATGCTCTCGGGCGAGGTGTCCGTGGGCAAGTACCCGATCGAGACGGTGCAGACCATGTCCCGCATCGTCCGCGCGGTCGAGGACGGCGGACCGTCGGTGCCGCCGCTCAACCACGTGCCCCGCACCAAGCGCGGCATCATCTCCTACGCCGCGCGCGACATCGGCGAGCGCCTCAACGCCAAGGCCCTGGTGGCGTTCACCCAGTCGGGCGACACCGTGCGCCGCCTCGCGCGCCTGCACACTCGCCTGCCGCTGCTGGCCTTCACGCCGCTGCCGGAGGTGCGCAGCCAGCTCGCCCTGTCCTGGGGCACGGAGACCTTCCTGGTCGACGGCGCCGACAGCACCGACGCGATGATCAAGCAGGTCGACCACTCGCTCGAGGGCATCGGCCGGTACTCCAAGGGCGACCAGGTGGTCATCGTCGCCGGTGCTCCCCCCGGGACCATCGGCTCGACCAACCTGATCCAGGTGCACCGGATCGGCGAGGACGACCACTGA
- the lgt gene encoding prolipoprotein diacylglyceryl transferase, which yields MILASIPSPAQGVWHLGPVPIRAYALCIIIGIVVACWWGDRRWVARGGKPGQVVDVAVWAVPFGLVGGRLYHVLTDFSTYFGPDGRGIGAVFRIWDGGLGIWGAVALGGVGAAIGCRKMGIKIGPFADAIAPAIVVAQAIGRLGNWFNQELYGAPTTLPWGLEIYERANDVGQRGPDVLDGHSTGVVLAVVQPTFLYELIWNLLVAAFLVIVDRRFRIGHGRLFALYVAGYCLGRFFIEMMRDDHATLIFGVRINVFTAALVFAGAIAYFLLAPKGREDSVLLDAPEGAPSESDPEQAGSASAPTSVAGEQTDVRQMETGGLTGDSTERNKED from the coding sequence GTGATCCTCGCGAGCATTCCGAGCCCGGCCCAGGGCGTCTGGCACCTCGGGCCCGTCCCGATCCGCGCCTACGCGCTGTGCATCATCATCGGCATCGTCGTCGCCTGCTGGTGGGGCGACCGCCGCTGGGTGGCGCGCGGCGGCAAGCCCGGCCAGGTGGTCGACGTGGCCGTCTGGGCCGTCCCGTTCGGCCTCGTCGGCGGCCGGCTCTACCACGTGCTGACCGACTTCAGCACCTACTTCGGCCCCGACGGCCGCGGTATCGGCGCCGTCTTCCGCATCTGGGACGGCGGCCTCGGCATCTGGGGTGCGGTGGCCCTCGGCGGCGTCGGCGCCGCGATCGGCTGCCGCAAGATGGGCATCAAGATCGGCCCGTTCGCGGATGCCATCGCGCCCGCCATCGTGGTCGCGCAGGCCATCGGGCGGCTCGGCAACTGGTTCAACCAGGAGCTCTACGGCGCGCCGACCACGCTCCCGTGGGGCCTGGAGATCTACGAGCGCGCCAACGACGTGGGCCAGCGCGGGCCCGACGTGCTCGACGGGCACAGCACCGGCGTCGTGCTCGCGGTCGTGCAGCCCACCTTCCTCTACGAGCTGATCTGGAACCTGCTGGTCGCGGCGTTCCTGGTGATCGTCGACCGGCGCTTCCGCATCGGTCACGGCCGGCTGTTCGCGCTCTACGTCGCCGGCTACTGCCTGGGCCGCTTCTTCATCGAGATGATGCGCGACGATCACGCCACGCTGATCTTCGGCGTGCGCATCAACGTCTTCACCGCGGCGCTCGTCTTCGCCGGGGCCATCGCCTACTTCCTCCTCGCCCCGAAGGGGCGCGAGGATTCGGTCCTGCTCGACGCGCCGGAGGGCGCACCGTCGGAAAGCGACCCCGAGCAGGCGGGATCGGCGTCGGCCCCGACCTCCGTCGCCGGCGAGCAGACTGATGTTCGCCAGATGGAAACCGGCGGGTTGACAGGAGACTCCACAGAGCGGAATAAGGAGGACTAA
- a CDS encoding ArnT family glycosyltransferase, with protein MTSPLVADPSTPADAPARPSAPPPLARLPLAVVGAVVLAVMLIGSRNYGHFFDEAYFVVAGRDHPSAGYFDQPPLVPLLAAALDSLAHGNLVVLRLPATLAVAAITVLAGLIARELGGRAWAQVFAAAAVAMSLVSAVGHWLATYSLDPLWWTLIVYLLVRWVRTRQDRLLLLVGAVTALSLLTKFLVPALWIAVALGALACGPRRLLTRPALWGGAALAGAAVAPTLWWQAGHDWAYTRMGAVVRAEWPGGAGFALVGIFGAGLLIGLPLLLAGAVALLRSRDLRPYRFLGVALLLVVAAIVLTHGRAYYLASVYALPMAAGAVAVEHWCRRRRLRARRALRAVAVVALIGSTASWVAASPVWSPAVAERIGAPPLRAPATMLVDGDRLLQRLSTSVVAAYATLTPAEREGTVIVAESYPFAAAVDYFGRDAGLPRAYSGHRAYHYFGRPADGARSVFWIGEPSPVLDAAFTHRRAVPAPGDDGDPVAVLYAGRTVDWPVLWERLRAQ; from the coding sequence ATGACATCCCCGCTCGTCGCAGATCCATCGACGCCCGCAGATGCGCCCGCACGGCCGTCCGCGCCGCCGCCGCTCGCCCGGCTCCCGCTCGCCGTCGTCGGCGCCGTCGTGCTCGCCGTGATGCTGATCGGCAGCCGCAACTACGGCCACTTCTTCGACGAGGCCTACTTCGTCGTCGCCGGCCGCGACCACCCGTCCGCCGGCTACTTCGATCAGCCGCCGCTGGTCCCGCTGCTCGCCGCGGCGCTCGACTCCCTCGCGCACGGGAACCTCGTCGTGCTGCGCCTCCCGGCCACGCTGGCCGTCGCCGCGATCACCGTGCTCGCGGGACTGATCGCCCGCGAGCTCGGCGGGCGCGCGTGGGCACAGGTCTTCGCCGCCGCGGCCGTCGCGATGTCCCTGGTGAGCGCGGTGGGGCACTGGCTCGCGACGTACTCGCTCGACCCGCTGTGGTGGACGCTCATCGTGTACCTGCTGGTGCGGTGGGTGCGCACGCGCCAGGACCGGCTGCTGCTGCTCGTGGGCGCGGTGACCGCGCTGTCGCTGCTCACGAAGTTCCTGGTGCCGGCCCTGTGGATCGCCGTCGCGCTCGGCGCCCTGGCCTGCGGCCCGCGGCGGCTGCTGACCCGCCCCGCGCTGTGGGGCGGCGCCGCACTCGCGGGGGCCGCGGTGGCGCCGACGCTGTGGTGGCAGGCCGGGCACGACTGGGCGTACACCCGGATGGGCGCCGTCGTGCGCGCCGAATGGCCCGGTGGCGCGGGATTCGCGCTCGTCGGGATCTTCGGCGCGGGCCTGCTGATCGGGCTGCCGCTGCTGCTGGCCGGCGCCGTCGCTCTCCTGCGTTCGCGCGACCTGCGGCCGTACCGGTTCCTCGGCGTCGCGCTGTTGCTCGTCGTCGCCGCCATCGTGCTCACCCACGGCCGCGCCTACTACCTCGCGTCGGTGTACGCGCTGCCGATGGCGGCGGGCGCCGTCGCCGTCGAACACTGGTGCCGCCGCCGACGGCTCCGGGCCCGCCGCGCGCTCCGTGCCGTCGCCGTCGTGGCGCTGATCGGTTCCACCGCGAGCTGGGTCGCTGCTTCCCCGGTGTGGTCGCCCGCCGTGGCGGAGCGGATCGGCGCGCCGCCGCTGCGGGCGCCGGCCACGATGCTCGTCGACGGTGACCGCCTCCTGCAGCGGCTCTCGACCAGCGTCGTCGCCGCCTACGCGACGCTCACCCCCGCGGAACGCGAGGGCACCGTCATCGTCGCCGAGAGTTATCCGTTCGCCGCCGCCGTCGACTACTTCGGGCGCGACGCGGGGCTGCCCCGGGCCTACAGCGGCCACCGCGCGTACCACTACTTCGGCCGCCCCGCGGACGGCGCGCGCTCCGTGTTCTGGATCGGCGAGCCGTCCCCGGTGCTCGACGCGGCGTTCACCCACCGTCGCGCGGTGCCCGCACCCGGCGACGACGGCGACCCGGTCGCGGTGCTCTACGCCGGGCGCACCGTCGACTGGCCCGTGCTGTGGGAGCGGCTGCGCGCGCAGTGA
- a CDS encoding sensor histidine kinase, with protein MHVDPGPRIRAAQAALLVVSAIGTLGLVMALFPALRGADLGLGAAVMLAASAAVGLLRPVPAAPVVAAAGCYLVLGPWSEATQAGATVWVAVAVSLVSSAAAQAARDRREAVLAFAPFVVFAAAVAASSHSVWGALGSLAPVLGGSTVGLGIRLRDAGRERRALAERQARADERLALAAELHDLATARLTRIVLAARTADEPGIEEDAQAALADLRRVVVGLQTVDAPSVPLATSGVVAPAEVGGAITDAVGRARDAGQHVDLSGTVSQPLPRATADCLARVLEEGLTNARKHAAGAPVDVEVSARGVRVHNPASAADARLAATGSGTGLRGLAARTSLVGGTLRHGPAPDGGWTLQAEFPAAAR; from the coding sequence ATGCACGTCGACCCCGGTCCCCGCATCCGCGCCGCCCAGGCGGCGCTGCTGGTGGTGTCGGCGATCGGCACCCTCGGCCTGGTGATGGCGCTCTTCCCCGCGCTGCGCGGCGCGGATCTCGGGCTCGGGGCGGCGGTGATGCTCGCCGCGTCCGCGGCGGTCGGGCTGCTGCGTCCCGTCCCGGCTGCGCCCGTCGTTGCGGCTGCCGGTTGCTACCTCGTGCTCGGGCCCTGGTCCGAGGCCACTCAGGCCGGCGCGACCGTCTGGGTCGCGGTGGCGGTCTCGCTGGTCTCGTCCGCGGCGGCGCAGGCCGCCCGGGACCGCCGCGAGGCCGTCCTGGCCTTCGCACCGTTCGTGGTCTTCGCGGCCGCAGTGGCGGCGTCGTCGCACTCCGTGTGGGGCGCGCTCGGCTCGCTCGCCCCGGTGCTCGGCGGCTCGACCGTCGGCCTGGGGATACGGCTGCGCGACGCCGGGCGGGAGCGGCGCGCCCTCGCAGAGCGCCAGGCCCGCGCCGACGAGCGGCTCGCGCTCGCGGCCGAGCTGCACGACCTCGCCACCGCCCGCCTGACCCGGATCGTGCTCGCCGCGCGGACGGCGGACGAGCCCGGCATCGAGGAGGACGCGCAGGCCGCGCTCGCCGACCTGCGGCGCGTGGTGGTCGGGCTGCAGACGGTGGACGCACCGTCGGTCCCGCTGGCGACGAGCGGCGTGGTGGCTCCCGCCGAGGTCGGCGGCGCGATCACCGACGCCGTCGGCCGGGCCCGCGACGCCGGGCAGCACGTCGACCTGTCCGGGACTGTGTCGCAGCCGCTCCCCCGCGCGACGGCCGACTGTCTCGCCCGGGTGCTGGAGGAGGGCCTGACCAACGCGCGCAAGCACGCGGCGGGCGCGCCCGTCGACGTCGAGGTGAGCGCACGCGGTGTGCGTGTGCACAACCCGGCGTCCGCCGCGGACGCACGACTCGCGGCGACCGGCAGCGGCACCGGCCTGCGCGGCCTGGCCGCCCGCACCTCCCTGGTCGGGGGCACGTTGCGGCACGGGCCGGCGCCCGACGGTGGCTGGACCCTGCAGGCCGAGTTCCCGGCGGCGGCCCGATGA
- a CDS encoding response regulator transcription factor translates to MTVRVLVADDDPIVREYLRSVLSAEPDLEVVATAADGAAAVEAGIAQAPQVALLDVRMPGVDGIVATRALRELDPPVAVVLITSLDTDAVLVDGLAAGAAGFVVKTAEPALLAAAVRTAAGGGSLLSPDALARLVRLAGDRPRRDARVDALGARERDVLRELATGATNAEIAARLFLAESTVKGYVSTLMTRLDCANRTQLALLGAPL, encoded by the coding sequence ATGACGGTGCGCGTGCTGGTGGCCGACGACGACCCGATCGTGCGGGAGTACCTGCGGTCGGTCCTGTCGGCGGAGCCGGACCTGGAGGTGGTGGCGACGGCCGCGGACGGCGCCGCCGCGGTGGAGGCCGGGATCGCGCAGGCACCGCAGGTCGCGCTGCTCGACGTGCGGATGCCCGGCGTCGACGGGATCGTGGCGACGCGGGCGCTGCGCGAGCTCGATCCGCCCGTCGCCGTCGTGCTCATCACCTCGCTCGACACCGACGCGGTGCTGGTCGACGGGCTGGCCGCCGGTGCGGCGGGCTTCGTGGTCAAGACCGCCGAGCCCGCGCTGCTGGCGGCGGCGGTGCGCACCGCCGCCGGCGGCGGTTCCCTGCTCTCCCCCGACGCGCTGGCCCGGCTGGTGCGGCTGGCCGGGGATCGCCCGCGCCGCGACGCCCGGGTCGACGCGCTGGGTGCGCGGGAACGCGACGTCCTGCGCGAGCTCGCGACGGGCGCCACGAACGCGGAGATCGCGGCGCGGCTCTTCCTCGCCGAATCAACGGTGAAGGGCTACGTTTCGACGTTGATGACCCGTCTGGACTGCGCGAACCGCACCCAGTTGGCCCTGCTCGGGGCGCCGCTGTGA